A genomic window from Sphingobacterium spiritivorum includes:
- a CDS encoding PorP/SprF family type IX secretion system membrane protein produces the protein MKYGKYAVIIVAGLLGLTKVSAQQSIQFTQYMFNSMSVNPAYAGYKEEWFAQVGLRSQWTGWSGAPKTGTVSIDGVLDPYSKRHGVGFNVTADKLGAQAATSAYANYAFRLQLDDEDTQRLSLGVAGGVTQYSLDGNKLDANDPNDPIIPDGKISDWVPDIRLGVYYYNPKWYAGLSVQDLFNGTNSGTDYRFNQNTSESLYRTISGYFIAGALLELSRGVHLRPSILVKEDFKGPTSLDVNAMFVFNGKFWIGAGYRTRARLFNRQYQDRSVDKLSSMNAITGIAQFYATDRLRIGYSYDAMINKLSGVQNGSHEITLGITFGRRGATQYLNPRFF, from the coding sequence ATGAAATACGGAAAATATGCAGTGATAATAGTAGCAGGATTGCTGGGACTGACCAAGGTCAGTGCCCAGCAGAGTATCCAGTTTACGCAGTACATGTTCAATTCGATGAGTGTCAATCCTGCCTATGCAGGTTATAAGGAGGAGTGGTTTGCTCAGGTAGGTCTTCGTAGTCAGTGGACTGGTTGGAGCGGAGCGCCTAAGACGGGAACCGTTTCTATAGACGGAGTTCTGGATCCTTATTCAAAACGTCACGGTGTCGGATTCAATGTTACTGCTGATAAACTAGGCGCGCAGGCCGCTACATCTGCGTATGCCAATTATGCGTTTCGTCTCCAGTTGGATGATGAGGATACACAAAGACTGAGTCTTGGAGTGGCCGGGGGTGTAACACAATATAGCCTAGATGGAAATAAACTGGATGCAAACGATCCTAATGATCCCATTATCCCGGACGGCAAAATTTCAGACTGGGTACCGGATATCCGTTTAGGTGTTTATTATTATAATCCGAAATGGTATGCAGGCTTGTCTGTACAGGATCTTTTTAATGGCACGAATTCGGGTACAGATTATAGATTTAACCAGAATACATCTGAAAGCCTTTACCGTACTATCAGCGGATATTTTATTGCTGGAGCATTACTGGAATTGAGCAGGGGAGTGCATTTAAGACCCAGTATTTTGGTCAAGGAAGACTTTAAAGGACCGACCTCTCTGGATGTCAATGCCATGTTTGTATTCAATGGTAAATTTTGGATAGGAGCAGGATACCGCACACGAGCCCGTTTATTTAACAGACAGTATCAGGACAGATCGGTTGATAAGTTGAGTTCGATGAATGCCATTACAGGTATAGCACAGTTTTATGCCACAGACAGACTTCGTATCGGCTATTCTTATGATGCCATGATCAACAAATTGAGCGGAGTACAGAATGGCTCACATGAGATCACGCTTGGGATTACATTCGGACGCCGCGGGGCTACACAATACTTGAATCCTAGGTTCTTCTAA
- a CDS encoding OmpA family protein: MMKAFGKLIVTAALGALLINSEQVLAQEQPSLRDRAYQFYLAGDYAKSAQIYNRIEEKKELSVKEVYAVADSYYQINEYTLAKQWLKRATDLDSKNKDAFWKYAQILKINGQYAESKKQFVDYKQRFPDGKNIQIEIDGCDSALLWTAKPTTHVLKNEKEVNTSFSEFGVLPLSNGVLYSGEPSVATVDKSDMTGNAYLRIFSAGRDEDGITLKYPVLSDGVYNDAKYYVGPVTTNQDQDVLFVTRTYAGSSAEKVKRDGMRFKKHNLELILYKKNGESWIPEAFPYNNVEKYSVGHASLSSDGKVLYFASDMPGGKGGVDIWYSQANADGTWGTPANAGNEINSPGDEMFPSTFGDTLYFSSNGYAGMGGLDVFKAVGSKSSFRGRENLKSPVNSSTDDFAYVVSADDEERQYGYFSSNRIGGAGGDDIYSFVYTKPKITIRLQGKVFDKESTDPLGQTQVRIFDDKGKLLSTFFASSPTFDTELQSKLAQKIVVSKDGFMSDSLFVPAIRATKDTTLFASFKLQPVNKEGIVFVLDNIYYDFNKSDIRPDAAKVLDQLVNTMTENPTLQIELSSHTDSRGSDSYNMKLSDRRAKSAVEYIISKGIAKERLVSKGYGESKLVNECANGVKCTEEQHQANRRTEVKVLKY; the protein is encoded by the coding sequence ATGATGAAAGCATTTGGAAAATTAATAGTTACAGCAGCATTAGGCGCTCTACTGATAAATAGTGAGCAGGTGCTGGCGCAGGAACAGCCGTCACTGAGAGACAGAGCTTATCAGTTCTATCTTGCGGGAGATTATGCAAAGTCCGCTCAGATCTATAACAGGATTGAAGAGAAGAAGGAATTGTCCGTTAAGGAAGTTTATGCTGTTGCAGACTCCTACTATCAGATCAACGAATATACATTGGCAAAGCAGTGGCTCAAACGTGCCACAGATCTGGACAGCAAAAACAAAGATGCTTTCTGGAAATATGCGCAGATACTGAAGATAAATGGTCAATATGCGGAATCAAAAAAGCAATTTGTAGATTATAAGCAACGGTTTCCGGATGGAAAAAATATTCAGATAGAAATCGATGGTTGTGATTCTGCTCTGCTTTGGACTGCTAAGCCGACCACTCATGTGCTTAAGAATGAAAAAGAAGTAAATACAAGTTTCTCCGAGTTTGGAGTTTTACCATTGAGTAATGGAGTACTTTATAGTGGAGAACCTTCTGTGGCCACAGTTGATAAAAGTGACATGACAGGCAATGCTTACCTGAGGATCTTTTCAGCAGGAAGAGATGAAGACGGGATTACATTAAAATATCCGGTTTTGTCAGACGGCGTTTATAACGACGCTAAGTATTATGTTGGACCTGTGACCACCAATCAGGATCAGGATGTATTGTTTGTGACCCGAACATATGCCGGAAGTAGTGCCGAGAAGGTAAAGAGAGATGGTATGCGTTTCAAAAAACATAATCTTGAGCTTATTCTGTATAAGAAAAACGGAGAATCCTGGATACCGGAAGCTTTTCCATATAATAATGTAGAAAAATATTCTGTGGGACATGCCAGTCTGAGTTCTGATGGAAAAGTATTGTACTTTGCTTCCGATATGCCAGGAGGAAAAGGAGGGGTAGATATCTGGTACAGTCAGGCAAATGCAGATGGTACCTGGGGCACACCCGCCAATGCCGGGAACGAAATCAATTCTCCCGGAGATGAGATGTTTCCATCCACATTTGGAGATACATTATACTTTTCCAGTAATGGTTATGCCGGCATGGGAGGGTTGGATGTATTCAAAGCTGTAGGTAGCAAAAGCAGTTTTAGAGGGAGAGAAAACCTGAAATCTCCTGTTAACTCTTCAACAGATGATTTTGCATATGTGGTATCAGCAGATGATGAAGAACGCCAGTATGGTTATTTTTCCTCCAACCGGATAGGGGGAGCAGGTGGAGATGATATCTATTCATTTGTATACACTAAGCCAAAAATAACAATCCGTCTTCAGGGAAAAGTCTTTGATAAGGAAAGTACTGATCCGCTGGGGCAGACTCAGGTCCGTATATTTGATGATAAAGGGAAATTACTGTCTACTTTCTTTGCGAGTAGTCCGACTTTCGATACCGAACTTCAGAGTAAGCTGGCACAAAAGATAGTCGTCTCCAAAGATGGATTTATGTCAGATTCATTATTTGTACCTGCTATCAGAGCAACAAAAGATACCACCCTGTTTGCAAGCTTTAAATTACAACCTGTAAATAAAGAGGGAATTGTTTTTGTGCTGGATAACATATATTATGATTTCAACAAATCAGATATCAGACCGGATGCAGCAAAAGTGTTGGATCAACTGGTAAATACCATGACTGAAAATCCGACCCTTCAGATCGAACTGTCCAGCCATACGGATAGCCGAGGATCAGATAGTTACAATATGAAACTATCAGACCGAAGAGCAAAATCTGCAGTAGAATATATCATTAGTAAAGGAATTGCTAAGGAACGCCTTGTCTCCAAAGGTTATGGGGAGTCCAAACTGGTAAATGAATGTGCTAATGGCGTGAAATGTACAGAAGAACAGCATCAGGCCAACCGACGTACAGAAGTGAAAGTACTTA